The following nucleotide sequence is from Populus nigra chromosome 15, ddPopNigr1.1, whole genome shotgun sequence.
ATAGATCTGtgcttttattgttttcataaaTTCATTTGTTTGTTTACTACATTCATGTACTGATgggaattttgtaatttttaaccactGGTTGTGCTGCAGCTGTTCTTgacattttcttgtttttttctcctccttatTGAAAATGGtatcgttttcttttcttgtgcaAGGTTGTAGCTTTCAATGTTTTCAGGATCTGAAGTTCTGTCGAGAAgttgtttttggatcgtttATATTTCATTGGAATAAGTTATTTGAAATTCTGCTGACGCTGTCAATATGTAAAAGAATCaggctttcttttttcttttctttttttatactttttatattCCTTCCTTGttgtttgatgattttgatgtcaATGTTCATTGCTTGTGTTTGAGTCAAAGTCTGTTGCAATTCATTGAAGAAACCTTAGCTATACTTTGGCTTGTCTTacacttaattattattttaatgtgtagctgtcaattttataaatcagTTTTGTTTCTTCAATCATTCTTGGTGAATAACACACAAGTTATTAGAATATCATGGTAGTGAAGCACTGTCTAATTTTATCCTCTTAAAGTTGATGGATTGATGGTCATTGAAAACTTTCTTTCGTCTGTTCATGATTTGCCTTGTTTGAACCTATTTCAGGAACATCATGTAAGAACTGGTTGTGGTTCCGTGTCTGTTATAGTGTATGGAGACCAAGACAAGCCAGCACTAATTACTTATCCTGATTTAGCTCTAAACTGTAAGTGCATAATGTCATATCTCTTGTGCTGTTTCTGCATGTTATTTATATAACTATTAAGAATGTATCTGGCATAGGCCTTTGGATTTCAGTTCATATTTACTGAGTGGTTTATCATCATGTGTTTTATTTGTCAGTTTTTTCTCAGTTAGCATATTTCAGCGTTCTAACAATGTTTGGATTCCTTTTTGTTTATACTTGTTTATCAGATATGTCTTGTTTCCAAGGCCTATTCTTTTGCCCTGAAGCGGCATCTTTACTGGTACACAACTTCTGCATTTACCACATTACTCCTCCAGGTCATGAGGTCAGTTAGCTAGTCGACTTGAGTGCATCTACATAATGTATCCCTTATTTCCATGAATCATTTTGTTTTCAGCCAACATTTTGCATTACCAACAAATTGTTCACAGAGTTTCTTTTCTGGCACTTTCACAAGAGTTCTTGCAGTTGGGAGCTGCTCCAATTAGTCCTGATGATCCTTTGCCTTCCGTCGATGACCTTGCAGATCAGATCATTGAGGTTCTCAACTATTTCGGGTAAAGTTTGATGCTTCAATGTTTTCTTTGTTAGTTAACTCATTGTGTTTTGAACTCTTCCATCAATTGGTTTTCAGAATGAAATGCAAGCAATTTATCATCCTTGTATGCAGTTGATGCTAATTTAGTCTCTAGCTTTTTCAGGCTTGGTGCAGTGATGTGCATGGGGGTGACAGCTGGTGCCTACATCCTAACCCTATTTGCTGTATGTTCCCTTCTGGAATGTTATAACATTTTCAATCACTCCCACCTTTTTAACTGATCAAGGTTCTGAACTACAGATGAAATATAGACAGCGTGTTCTTGGTTTGATACTCGTGTCCCCTTTATGCAAAACACCCTCTTGGACTGAATGGTTATATAACAAGGTTATTTCTGCAAATCCTTCCATAATTCTTTTACAGAGATTTCCTATAATTTTTATAAGCATGTTTGagttcatttatatttttcaggTGATGTCAAATTTGCTATATTTCTATGGCATGTGTGGTTTACTTAAGGAGTTTTTGCTTCAGCGGTACTTCAGCAAGGTATTGTAGTGCTCCATGTCCTAGCCATTTTTGTAAAAATGTTTTACAGTCCATATCCCATCATTAGTTAGGTTGAATGATGAGAATAGCTATTAATTGTAACAGGATGTTCGCGGTAGTGCAGAAGTTCCTGAGTCCGACATAGCTCAAGCATGTAGAGGAGTTAGTGCTCAacttttcatttgtttatttatttttctctgaaTCACATTAGCTTTAATCTCACTTTGCTTCGTTTAATAGGGTCACACTGTTTTGATTCTTGTGACTTGTTTGTTTCTTCAGTTGCTTGATGAGAGGCAGGGTATAAATGTTTTGCGGTTTCTTCAAGCAATTAATCAGTATGAAATTGTCTTGTGGTTATTCTCTGCTCTTCTTCTGCACATAATTTTCTACCTGTGCACTTCAATTTAGATACTTGAAGTTGAAATTCTTTGTTTGTAAACCTGCAGGAGACCCGACATTACTAGTGGGTTGAAGAAACTAAGATGCCGCACTCTTGTATTTG
It contains:
- the LOC133673953 gene encoding protein NDL1-like isoform X2, which gives rise to MAESNDSVFVDVEKIYLGGKEHHVRTGCGSVSVIVYGDQDKPALITYPDLALNYMSCFQGLFFCPEAASLLVHNFCIYHITPPGHELGAAPISPDDPLPSVDDLADQIIEVLNYFGLGAVMCMGVTAGAYILTLFAMKYRQRVLGLILVSPLCKTPSWTEWLYNKVMSNLLYFYGMCGLLKEFLLQRYFSKDVRGSAEVPESDIAQACRGLLDERQGINVLRFLQAINQYEIVLWRPDITSGLKKLRCRTLVFVGDNSPFHSEALHMITKLDRRYSALVEVQACGSMVTEEQPHAMLIPMEYFFMGYGLYRPCQLSDSPRSPLSPSCISPELLSPESMGLKLKPIKTRVSLEG
- the LOC133673953 gene encoding protein NDL1-like isoform X1 encodes the protein MAESNDSVFVDVEKIYLGGKEHHVRTGCGSVSVIVYGDQDKPALITYPDLALNYMSCFQGLFFCPEAASLLVHNFCIYHITPPGHELGAAPISPDDPLPSVDDLADQIIEVLNYFGFFRLGAVMCMGVTAGAYILTLFAMKYRQRVLGLILVSPLCKTPSWTEWLYNKVMSNLLYFYGMCGLLKEFLLQRYFSKDVRGSAEVPESDIAQACRGLLDERQGINVLRFLQAINQYEIVLWRPDITSGLKKLRCRTLVFVGDNSPFHSEALHMITKLDRRYSALVEVQACGSMVTEEQPHAMLIPMEYFFMGYGLYRPCQLSDSPRSPLSPSCISPELLSPESMGLKLKPIKTRVSLEG
- the LOC133673953 gene encoding protein NDL1-like isoform X3, yielding MAESNDSVFVDVEKIYLGGKEHHVRTGCGSVSVIVYGDQDKPALITYPDLALNYMSCFQGLFFCPEAASLLVHNFCIYHITPPGHELGAAPISPDDPLPSVDDLADQIIEVLNYFGFFRLGAVMCMGVTAGAYILTLFAMKYRQRVLGLILVSPLCKTPSWTEWLYNKVMSNLLYFYGMCGLLKEFLLQRYFSKDVRGSAEVPESDIAQACRGLLDERQGINVLRFLQAINQRPDITSGLKKLRCRTLVFVGDNSPFHSEALHMITKLDRRYSALVEVQACGSMVTEEQPHAMLIPMEYFFMGYGLYRPCQLSDSPRSPLSPSCISPELLSPESMGLKLKPIKTRVSLEG
- the LOC133673953 gene encoding protein NDL1-like isoform X4; its protein translation is MAESNDSVFVDVEKIYLGGKEHHVRTGCGSVSVIVYGDQDKPALITYPDLALNYMSCFQGLFFCPEAASLLVHNFCIYHITPPGHELGAAPISPDDPLPSVDDLADQIIEVLNYFGLGAVMCMGVTAGAYILTLFAMKYRQRVLGLILVSPLCKTPSWTEWLYNKVMSNLLYFYGMCGLLKEFLLQRYFSKDVRGSAEVPESDIAQACRGLLDERQGINVLRFLQAINQRPDITSGLKKLRCRTLVFVGDNSPFHSEALHMITKLDRRYSALVEVQACGSMVTEEQPHAMLIPMEYFFMGYGLYRPCQLSDSPRSPLSPSCISPELLSPESMGLKLKPIKTRVSLEG